Proteins co-encoded in one Actinomadura luteofluorescens genomic window:
- a CDS encoding phosphatase PAP2 family protein, producing the protein MGAPDFSADLYREITEFAQGTPSWVHEAADVGTDAGLLLFAVLFVVGWWRARGLEARAMGLALAAPFAVVSAYLVSEVSKSFIQEERPCRAVAGAVHIAACPAQGDWSFPSNHATIAAASAAAIVVAWRAMAPLVLPLAALMAFSRVFVGVHYPHDVAAGFLVGVVVAPAAALVLVLAARPLVEALRGWTAGAVLLGAGPSAPEGPGLGVPLGTPRPAVAGAPMMGASAPLDDASVTMPDVMGGVPPRRGPLR; encoded by the coding sequence ATGGGAGCGCCGGATTTCAGCGCCGATCTGTACCGGGAGATCACCGAGTTCGCGCAGGGCACGCCCTCGTGGGTGCACGAGGCGGCGGACGTGGGCACGGACGCGGGGCTGCTGCTGTTCGCGGTGCTGTTCGTGGTGGGCTGGTGGCGGGCCCGGGGCCTGGAGGCGCGGGCGATGGGGCTGGCGCTGGCGGCGCCGTTCGCGGTGGTGTCGGCGTATCTGGTGAGCGAGGTGTCCAAGAGCTTCATCCAGGAGGAGCGGCCGTGCCGCGCGGTGGCGGGCGCGGTGCACATCGCGGCGTGCCCGGCGCAGGGCGACTGGTCGTTCCCGAGCAACCACGCGACGATCGCGGCGGCGTCGGCGGCGGCGATCGTGGTGGCGTGGCGGGCGATGGCGCCGCTGGTGCTGCCGCTGGCGGCGCTGATGGCGTTCTCGCGGGTGTTCGTGGGCGTGCACTACCCGCACGATGTGGCGGCGGGGTTCCTGGTGGGCGTGGTGGTGGCGCCGGCGGCGGCGCTGGTGCTGGTGCTGGCGGCGCGGCCGCTGGTGGAGGCGCTGCGAGGGTGGACGGCGGGTGCCGTGCTGCTGGGGGCGGGTCCGTCGGCGCCGGAGGGCCCGGGTCTCGGGGTGCCGCTCGGGACGCCGCGGCCCGCGGTCGCGGGGGCGCCGATGATGGGCGCGTCCGCTCCGCTGGACGACGCGTCGGTGACGATGCCGGACGTGATGGGCGGGGTGCCGCCGCGCCGGGGTCCGCTCCGCTGA
- a CDS encoding sensor histidine kinase → MNDSAAPGPPAPAPPPSRLRALVRRPSRAALVKDVLLYGVLAFPVVVGMISPPQPARASWWLQAAGLGVLAAAIAAGRAWPAPALLTVIALTLVHGNFVFAMPVLSYLAGLRSTRARPLLWGFTGVFVGGALLSAVRGTQVTTWFPSTVWLVLLGVLPWLVGRYWRQYQELLSAGWERAERLEQQQRIAAERERLRERARIAQDMHDSLGHELALIAVRAGALEVAPGLDDRHRAAAAQLRTGAADATDHLREIIGVLRDDTADPAADLAADPADAAAGGGAPEPPARPARESIPDLVDRARASGVPVRLTGDARAPAELGTMAALTAHRVVQEAITNAAKHAPGAAVTVALARTGTRGITVTVANDPPPDGPPLLPSGGRGLAGLTDRVRLLGGTLHAAPTPGGGFRLTADVPATPDPTPGRAPGRARPTARDALRTALGLTPAGAGEWPSESARHLARERRQVRRGLITAIAAPTALMAVLGTIMAGHYVFVTLNSVLRPADYGSLTVGDPQDRVERALPPMQTPDAGTVRAAVPEPAGADCRYYRPDANVLGVGRIYRLCFAGGRLTAKNAYDTHRLNDRRIHDQEDQ, encoded by the coding sequence GTGAACGACTCCGCGGCCCCCGGTCCCCCCGCACCCGCGCCGCCGCCGTCCCGGCTGCGGGCGCTCGTGCGCCGGCCGTCCCGCGCCGCGCTGGTCAAGGACGTCCTGCTGTACGGGGTCCTGGCGTTCCCGGTCGTGGTCGGGATGATCTCCCCGCCGCAGCCCGCGCGGGCGTCGTGGTGGCTGCAGGCGGCCGGGCTCGGCGTGCTGGCCGCCGCGATCGCGGCGGGACGCGCCTGGCCGGCCCCGGCGCTGCTCACCGTGATCGCGCTGACCCTCGTCCACGGCAACTTCGTGTTCGCCATGCCCGTCCTGTCCTACCTGGCGGGCCTGCGCAGCACCCGCGCGCGGCCGCTGCTGTGGGGCTTCACCGGGGTGTTCGTCGGCGGGGCGCTGCTGTCGGCGGTCCGCGGCACGCAGGTCACCACCTGGTTCCCCTCCACCGTCTGGCTCGTCCTGCTCGGCGTCCTGCCCTGGCTGGTGGGCCGCTACTGGCGCCAGTACCAGGAGCTGCTGAGCGCCGGCTGGGAACGCGCCGAACGCCTCGAACAGCAGCAGCGCATCGCCGCCGAACGCGAACGGCTCCGCGAGCGCGCCCGCATCGCCCAGGACATGCACGACTCCCTCGGCCACGAACTGGCCCTGATCGCCGTTCGCGCCGGCGCGCTGGAGGTCGCGCCGGGACTGGACGACCGGCACCGGGCCGCGGCCGCGCAACTGCGCACCGGCGCCGCCGACGCCACCGACCACCTCCGCGAGATCATCGGCGTCCTGCGCGACGACACCGCCGACCCCGCCGCCGACCTCGCCGCCGATCCCGCCGACGCGGCGGCCGGGGGAGGGGCCCCCGAGCCGCCGGCGCGGCCCGCACGCGAGAGCATCCCCGACCTGGTCGACCGCGCCCGCGCCTCCGGCGTCCCCGTCCGCCTCACCGGCGACGCCCGGGCCCCCGCCGAGCTCGGGACGATGGCCGCGCTCACCGCGCACCGCGTCGTGCAGGAGGCCATCACCAACGCCGCCAAGCACGCCCCGGGCGCCGCGGTCACCGTCGCCCTCGCCCGCACCGGCACCCGCGGGATCACCGTCACGGTCGCCAACGACCCCCCGCCGGACGGGCCGCCGCTGCTGCCCTCCGGCGGCCGCGGCCTGGCCGGCCTCACCGACCGCGTCCGCCTGCTCGGCGGGACCCTGCACGCCGCGCCCACCCCCGGCGGCGGCTTCCGCCTCACCGCCGACGTCCCCGCGACCCCCGACCCCACCCCCGGCCGGGCCCCGGGACGGGCCAGACCCACCGCCCGGGACGCCCTGCGCACCGCCCTCGGCCTCACCCCCGCCGGCGCGGGGGAGTGGCCCTCCGAATCGGCCCGCCACCTGGCCCGCGAACGCCGCCAGGTCCGCCGCGGCCTGATCACCGCGATCGCCGCCCCCACCGCCCTCATGGCGGTCCTCGGCACGATCATGGCCGGCCACTACGTCTTCGTCACCCTCAACTCCGTCCTGCGGCCCGCCGACTACGGGTCCCTGACCGTCGGCGACCCGCAGGACCGCGTCGAGCGGGCCCTGCCGCCGATGCAGACCCCCGACGCCGGCACCGTCCGCGCCGCCGTCCCCGAACCCGCCGGCGCCGACTGCCGCTACTACCGGCCCGACGCCAACGTGCTCGGCGTCGGCCGCATCTACCGGCTGTGCTTCGCCGGCGGGCGCCTCACCGCCAAGAACGCCTACGACACCCACCGGCTGAACGACCGGCGCATCCACGACCAGGAGGACCAGTGA
- a CDS encoding iron-containing redox enzyme family protein: MRARADRAPVLPAPRGPLSRAVTDALASGRPPDPLDAPLDDPPGPAGIAGRVAEVRSCDPYGEDLQLALHTCYELHYQGFAGVDPDWEWDTGLLRLRGAMEAVFLAALRRDVGRAGGADAARDVHGALEELLVEPVDARGVSHHLLDEGTRGQMREYAALRSVYHLKEADPHAWVIPRLRGRAKAALVAVEFDEFGGGRPEMTHQGLYADLLDDLGLDPSYGAYVDAAPAVMLATVNMMSLFGLHRSLRAALVGHFAAAEITTAPSARRMARALERLGAGPRALLFHTEHIEADAVHEQVLRHEVIGGLLESEPGLAGDVVLGVRATGLLEDRLGGHLLECWRAGRPALRRPLAPETGDAVTDAVTGASGGAQTVAGVAR; the protein is encoded by the coding sequence GTGCGGGCGCGCGCGGACCGGGCGCCTGTGCTGCCGGCGCCGCGCGGGCCGCTGTCGCGGGCCGTGACGGACGCCCTGGCCTCGGGCCGGCCCCCGGACCCACTCGACGCCCCCCTCGACGACCCGCCGGGCCCGGCCGGGATCGCCGGCCGCGTCGCCGAGGTGCGGTCCTGCGACCCCTACGGCGAGGATCTGCAGCTGGCACTGCACACCTGCTACGAGCTGCACTACCAGGGATTCGCGGGCGTGGACCCGGACTGGGAGTGGGATACGGGACTGCTGCGGCTGCGCGGGGCGATGGAGGCGGTGTTCCTGGCGGCGCTGCGCCGCGACGTGGGGCGGGCGGGCGGCGCGGACGCGGCCCGCGACGTGCACGGCGCGCTGGAGGAACTGCTGGTCGAGCCCGTGGACGCCCGCGGCGTCTCCCACCATCTGCTCGACGAGGGCACCCGGGGGCAGATGCGCGAGTACGCGGCGCTGCGGTCGGTGTACCACCTGAAGGAGGCCGACCCGCACGCGTGGGTGATCCCGCGGCTGCGGGGGCGGGCCAAGGCGGCCCTGGTGGCGGTCGAGTTCGACGAGTTCGGCGGCGGCCGCCCGGAGATGACGCACCAGGGCCTGTACGCCGATCTGCTGGACGACCTGGGGCTGGACCCGTCCTACGGCGCGTACGTGGACGCGGCGCCGGCGGTGATGCTGGCGACGGTGAACATGATGTCGCTGTTCGGGCTGCACCGGTCGCTGCGGGCCGCGCTGGTGGGGCACTTCGCGGCGGCGGAGATCACGACGGCGCCGTCGGCGCGGCGGATGGCGCGGGCGCTGGAGCGGCTGGGCGCCGGGCCGCGCGCGCTGCTGTTCCACACCGAGCACATCGAGGCCGACGCCGTCCACGAGCAGGTGCTGCGCCACGAGGTGATCGGCGGGCTGCTGGAGTCCGAGCCGGGCCTGGCCGGGGACGTGGTGCTGGGCGTGCGCGCGACGGGCCTGCTGGAGGACCGGTTGGGCGGGCATCTGCTGGAGTGCTGGCGGGCGGGCCGCCCGGCGCTGCGGCGCCCGCTCGCGCCGGAGACGGGCGATGCGGTGACCGATGCGGTGACCGGTGCTTCGGGCGGCGCGCAGACGGTCGCCGGGGTGGCGCGGTGA
- a CDS encoding sensor histidine kinase translates to MTATPPRPRRRTGASGAAGRGAAVAGVFGRIAGGAWWPRGRAADALLAAAVLAVTVAMSEAAVKPGDRPLWPGGLALIVAAAAALAWRRRHPVAVLVVAVVVPPLYYPLGYPDGPVAVVLWLALFNAAVECRVAVPLGAVIVVNAGFLAAASVRGSGEDPDAVTDARGVASLSLGLLVTVAVGQYVRGRRALAEAAERRAAAAERDREAEARRRAVAERLRIARELHDVLAHQISLINVQAGAALHRRDDPGRAYTALEAIKSASKDTLRELRGILGVLRQVDAEGPDGPGADGPVAPPPSLARVGELLDQTAAAGLAVRRAGDLPEPGSPGTAALEDLPAPVGLAGYRIVQEALTNVVRHSGAAAVTVEVRLFPGEVIVRVDDDGTAAHADGAAGGNGVRGMRERAASVGGELTAAPNPAGGFRVWARLPLDAAAEPPVAGGTRDDSGLGDMEESA, encoded by the coding sequence GTGACAGCGACCCCGCCCCGCCCCCGGCGCCGGACCGGCGCGTCCGGCGCGGCGGGCCGGGGCGCGGCGGTGGCCGGGGTCTTCGGCAGGATCGCGGGCGGGGCGTGGTGGCCGCGCGGGCGGGCGGCCGACGCGCTGCTGGCGGCGGCGGTGCTGGCGGTGACGGTCGCGATGAGCGAGGCGGCGGTCAAGCCCGGGGACCGGCCCCTGTGGCCGGGCGGCCTGGCGCTGATCGTCGCGGCGGCGGCGGCGCTGGCGTGGCGGCGCCGCCACCCGGTGGCGGTCCTGGTGGTCGCCGTGGTGGTGCCGCCGCTGTACTACCCGCTGGGGTACCCCGACGGGCCCGTCGCGGTCGTGCTGTGGCTGGCGCTGTTCAACGCGGCCGTGGAGTGCCGGGTGGCGGTGCCGCTGGGCGCGGTCATCGTCGTCAACGCCGGATTCCTGGCGGCGGCGTCGGTGCGCGGCAGCGGCGAGGACCCCGACGCGGTCACCGACGCCCGCGGCGTGGCGTCGCTGTCGCTGGGGCTGCTGGTCACGGTGGCGGTCGGGCAGTACGTGCGCGGCCGGCGCGCGCTCGCCGAGGCCGCCGAGCGGCGCGCCGCCGCCGCCGAACGCGACCGCGAGGCCGAGGCGCGGCGCCGCGCGGTCGCCGAGCGGCTGCGCATCGCGCGGGAGCTGCACGACGTGCTCGCCCACCAGATCTCGCTGATCAACGTGCAGGCGGGGGCGGCGCTGCACCGCCGCGACGACCCGGGCCGCGCCTACACGGCGCTGGAGGCGATCAAGTCGGCGAGCAAGGACACCCTGCGGGAGCTGCGCGGGATCCTGGGCGTGCTGCGGCAGGTCGACGCCGAGGGGCCGGACGGTCCCGGGGCGGACGGGCCGGTGGCGCCGCCGCCGTCGCTGGCGCGGGTCGGTGAGCTGCTGGACCAGACCGCCGCGGCCGGGCTGGCGGTCCGCCGCGCCGGTGACCTGCCCGAGCCCGGCTCGCCGGGGACGGCGGCGCTGGAGGACCTGCCGGCCCCGGTCGGGCTGGCCGGGTACCGGATCGTGCAGGAGGCGCTGACCAACGTCGTGCGGCACTCGGGGGCCGCCGCGGTCACGGTCGAGGTGCGGCTGTTCCCCGGCGAGGTGATCGTGCGGGTGGACGACGACGGAACCGCCGCGCACGCCGATGGCGCGGCGGGCGGCAACGGGGTGCGGGGCATGCGCGAGCGGGCGGCGTCGGTCGGCGGGGAGTTGACCGCCGCACCGAATCCGGCGGGCGGTTTCCGGGTGTGGGCGCGGCTGCCGCTGGACGCCGCCGCCGAACCGCCCGTCGCGGGCGGCACGAGAGACGACAGCGGGCTGGGCGATATGGAGGAGAGCGCGTGA
- a CDS encoding response regulator: protein MIRALLADDEAMIRAGVRAILTADPGIEVVAEAGDGREAVDLTLRHRPAVALLDIRMPRLDGLAAAAELRRLAPATGVVMLTTFGEDEYIARALAGGASGFLLKSGDPRELIAGVRAVAGGAAYLSPKVAHRVITQIGGGRLDGRARARRRITALTPREREVLALLGAGLSNAQIAGRLHVVEGTVKAYVSAILTRLDVRNRVQAAVLAYQAGLVDGIEDPA from the coding sequence GTGATCCGGGCCCTGCTCGCCGACGACGAGGCGATGATCCGCGCGGGCGTGCGCGCCATCCTGACCGCCGACCCCGGCATCGAGGTCGTCGCCGAGGCGGGCGACGGCCGCGAGGCCGTCGACCTGACGCTGCGGCACCGCCCCGCGGTCGCCCTCCTGGACATCCGCATGCCGCGGCTGGACGGCCTGGCCGCCGCCGCCGAACTGCGCCGCCTCGCCCCCGCCACCGGCGTCGTCATGCTCACCACCTTCGGCGAGGACGAGTACATCGCCCGCGCCCTGGCCGGCGGCGCCAGCGGCTTCCTGCTCAAGTCCGGCGACCCCCGCGAGCTGATCGCCGGGGTCCGCGCCGTCGCCGGCGGCGCCGCCTACCTGTCCCCGAAGGTCGCCCACCGCGTCATCACCCAGATCGGCGGCGGCCGCCTGGACGGCCGCGCCCGCGCCCGCCGCCGCATCACCGCCCTCACCCCCCGCGAGCGGGAGGTGCTCGCGCTGCTCGGCGCCGGCCTGTCCAACGCCCAGATCGCCGGGCGCCTGCACGTCGTCGAGGGCACCGTGAAGGCCTACGTCAGCGCCATCCTGACCCGCCTGGACGTCCGCAACCGCGTACAGGCCGCCGTGCTGGCCTACCAGGCCGGACTCGTCGACGGCATCGAGGACCCCGCCTGA
- a CDS encoding RNA polymerase sigma factor — translation MTVTDEALSHAPGAAGGDRSGPGGDTAGARVAAALARDLDEGFAALYEAYRGAVFSTALRLCGRWAEAEDLSAEAFLRAYRALTGYEEARIAGLRPRAWLLTILTNVWRNSLRSAARRPPPGPIEDAPDPPDPGEGVEDAAARHETGRELAGLLARLPHQQRAAVVLRHVTDLPVAEIAAVLDLPEGTVKSHISRGLARLRALRAAPGPPEADHVQPDRVQPDRSALDPEQKGGTR, via the coding sequence GTGACGGTTACGGACGAAGCCCTCAGCCACGCCCCCGGCGCCGCGGGCGGCGACAGGAGCGGCCCGGGGGGCGACACCGCCGGGGCGCGGGTCGCCGCCGCCCTCGCCCGCGACCTCGACGAGGGGTTCGCCGCCCTGTACGAGGCGTACCGGGGCGCGGTGTTCTCCACCGCGCTGCGCCTGTGCGGGCGGTGGGCCGAGGCCGAGGACCTGTCCGCCGAGGCGTTCCTGCGCGCCTACCGCGCCCTGACCGGCTACGAGGAGGCGCGCATCGCCGGGCTGCGGCCGCGGGCCTGGCTGCTGACGATCCTGACCAACGTGTGGCGCAACAGCCTGCGCTCGGCCGCGCGGCGCCCGCCGCCGGGCCCCATCGAGGACGCCCCCGACCCGCCCGACCCGGGCGAGGGCGTCGAGGACGCCGCCGCCCGCCACGAGACCGGCCGCGAACTGGCCGGCCTGCTGGCCCGGCTCCCCCACCAGCAGCGCGCCGCGGTCGTGCTGCGCCACGTCACCGACCTGCCCGTCGCCGAGATCGCCGCCGTCCTGGACCTGCCCGAGGGCACCGTGAAGTCCCACATCTCCCGCGGCCTGGCCCGCCTGCGCGCCCTGCGCGCCGCCCCCGGCCCGCCCGAAGCCGACCACGTCCAGCCCGACCGCGTCCAGCCCGACCGTTCCGCGCTCGACCCCGAGCAGAAAGGGGGCACCCGATGA
- a CDS encoding HemK2/MTQ2 family protein methyltransferase, with amino-acid sequence MMLFRPPGVYRPQADTSLLTRALLASLARTGAPPGARVLELGTGTGAVALAAARAGCEVVAVDASAQAVLAARVNARMRGLPVRVLRGDMFAPVAGLEFDVIVANPPYVAGDVDPASVRGRARAWEAGLDGRVLLDRICAQAPRHLSPSGTLLVVHSALNGVASTLVGLRRAGMRASVVARHREPFGPVMRGRADGLRARGLLVAGQRHEDLVVVRADRIGEEACDERDREAA; translated from the coding sequence ATGATGCTTTTCAGGCCGCCGGGCGTGTACCGGCCGCAGGCCGACACCTCGCTGCTGACGCGGGCGCTGCTGGCGTCGCTGGCGCGGACGGGGGCGCCGCCGGGGGCGCGGGTCCTGGAGCTCGGCACCGGGACGGGCGCGGTGGCGCTGGCCGCGGCGCGGGCCGGCTGCGAGGTCGTCGCCGTGGACGCCTCGGCGCAGGCGGTGCTGGCGGCGCGGGTGAACGCACGGATGCGGGGGCTGCCGGTGCGGGTGCTGCGCGGCGACATGTTCGCGCCGGTCGCAGGGCTGGAGTTCGACGTGATCGTCGCCAACCCCCCGTACGTGGCCGGGGACGTCGACCCGGCGTCGGTGCGGGGCCGGGCGCGGGCGTGGGAGGCGGGCCTGGACGGCCGGGTGCTGCTGGACCGGATCTGCGCGCAGGCCCCCCGGCACCTGTCGCCGTCGGGGACGCTGCTGGTGGTGCATTCGGCGCTGAACGGGGTGGCGTCCACGCTGGTGGGGCTGCGCCGCGCGGGGATGCGGGCGTCGGTGGTGGCGCGGCACCGCGAGCCGTTCGGGCCGGTGATGCGGGGCCGCGCGGACGGGTTGCGGGCGCGGGGCCTGCTGGTGGCCGGGCAGCGGCATGAGGACCTGGTGGTGGTGCGCGCCGACCGGATCGGGGAGGAGGCGTGCGATGAGCGTGACCGGGAGGCCGCCTGA
- a CDS encoding DedA family protein codes for MDGLMGVVDTAVTSPWFYLALFAVAFLDGFFPVVPSESMVITAGVYAASGRPELVPVVSLAAAGAFLGDHVSYLVGRRAGGRLVRGARPGTRRHAAFGWARRTMDERGGLILVVARYVPGGRTAVTLTMGAVGYRLRSFSLFAAVAAVSWALYGALLGYVGGVAFEDDPLKGVAVGLGLALGVTGAVEAVRFARRRRRGARDREGSLEGAGAVRPGQGPGERRPAARVGPMPGE; via the coding sequence ATGGACGGACTCATGGGTGTGGTGGACACGGCGGTGACGTCGCCGTGGTTCTATCTGGCGCTGTTCGCGGTGGCGTTTCTCGACGGGTTCTTCCCGGTGGTGCCGAGCGAGAGCATGGTGATCACCGCGGGGGTGTACGCGGCGTCGGGGCGGCCGGAGCTGGTGCCGGTGGTGTCGCTGGCGGCGGCGGGCGCGTTTCTGGGCGATCATGTGTCGTATCTGGTGGGACGCCGGGCGGGCGGGCGGCTGGTGCGGGGGGCGCGGCCCGGGACGCGGCGGCACGCGGCGTTCGGATGGGCGCGGCGGACGATGGACGAGCGGGGCGGGCTGATCCTGGTGGTGGCGCGGTACGTGCCGGGCGGGCGGACAGCGGTGACGCTGACGATGGGCGCGGTCGGGTACCGGTTGCGGTCGTTCTCGCTGTTCGCGGCGGTGGCGGCGGTGTCGTGGGCGCTGTACGGGGCGCTGCTGGGCTATGTGGGCGGGGTGGCGTTCGAGGACGATCCGCTGAAGGGCGTGGCGGTCGGGCTCGGGCTGGCGCTGGGGGTGACGGGGGCGGTGGAGGCCGTGCGGTTCGCGCGGCGGCGCCGGCGCGGAGCCCGGGATCGCGAGGGTTCCCTGGAGGGGGCCGGGGCGGTGCGGCCGGGGCAGGGGCCGGGTGAGCGGAGGCCGGCCGCACGAGTGGGGCCAATGCCCGGCGAGTGA
- a CDS encoding CDGSH iron-sulfur domain-containing protein produces MVPGGPVLVEGPVEVVMEDGSTAVSDRWLVALCACRRSRAYPFCDTSHRRRRRD; encoded by the coding sequence ATGGTGCCGGGCGGGCCGGTGCTGGTGGAGGGCCCGGTGGAGGTCGTGATGGAGGACGGGTCGACGGCGGTGTCGGACCGCTGGCTGGTCGCGCTGTGCGCGTGCCGCCGCAGCCGCGCCTACCCGTTCTGCGACACCAGCCACCGCCGGCGCCGCCGCGACTGA
- a CDS encoding response regulator — MIRVMLADDQTLVRAGFRSILEGEDDIEIVAEAGDGEQAVARARELRPDVVLMDIRMPVLDGLEATRRIIADPRLADVRVVILTTFDLDDYVYGAIKAGASGFLVKDTEPTELIHGVRVVARGDALLAPTVTRRLIAEFASRITAPPPAAELNSLTDRESEVLRLVAAGLSNEEIAGRLVLSPATAKTHVSRILGKVGARDRAQLVVLAYETGMIRPGWLG; from the coding sequence GTGATCCGGGTGATGCTGGCCGACGACCAGACACTGGTCCGGGCGGGGTTCCGGTCGATCCTGGAGGGCGAGGACGACATCGAGATCGTCGCCGAGGCCGGGGACGGCGAGCAGGCCGTGGCGCGGGCCCGGGAGCTGCGGCCCGACGTGGTGCTGATGGACATCCGCATGCCCGTCCTGGACGGGCTGGAGGCCACCCGGCGGATCATCGCCGACCCCCGGCTGGCCGACGTCCGCGTGGTGATCTTGACGACGTTCGACCTGGACGACTACGTCTACGGCGCGATCAAGGCCGGGGCCAGCGGGTTCCTGGTCAAGGACACCGAACCGACCGAGCTGATCCACGGGGTGCGGGTGGTGGCGCGCGGCGACGCGCTGCTGGCGCCCACGGTGACGCGGCGGCTCATCGCCGAGTTCGCCTCCCGGATCACCGCGCCGCCGCCCGCCGCCGAGCTCAACTCGCTGACCGACCGGGAGAGCGAGGTGCTGCGGCTGGTCGCGGCGGGCCTGTCCAACGAGGAGATCGCCGGCCGCCTGGTGCTGTCGCCCGCCACCGCCAAGACCCACGTCAGCCGTATCCTGGGCAAGGTCGGCGCCCGCGACCGGGCGCAGCTGGTGGTCCTGGCCTACGAGACGGGGATGATCCGCCCCGGCTGGCTCGGCTGA
- a CDS encoding NAD-dependent epimerase/dehydratase family protein, which translates to MRVVVTGATGNIGTSTVRALAEDPAVTEITGLSRREPGPGAAREADPGGTGKLRWAEADVTDTDLVPLMRGADAVVHLAWLFQPTHRPAVTWDSNAVGSARVFDAAARAGVPALVYSSSVGAYSPGPKDRAVDESWPTHGWPEAAYSREKAYVERLLDAFETANPDCRVVRLRPGFIFERQSASEQRRLFAGPLLPGRLARPGLIPVVPDLPGLRLQVLHSADAGQAFRLAATGQARGAFNLAAEPALDAAELADLLGARIVRLPARGVRAALAAAWSLHLVPASPALLDLALQVPLMDTARARDELGWTPRHTAREAITEFLEGLRTGAGRDTPPLSPDTGGRMRGREFATGVGRKP; encoded by the coding sequence ATGCGCGTCGTCGTCACCGGCGCCACGGGCAACATCGGGACCAGCACCGTCCGCGCGCTCGCCGAGGACCCGGCCGTCACCGAGATCACCGGACTGTCCCGCCGCGAACCCGGCCCCGGCGCCGCCCGCGAGGCCGACCCCGGCGGCACCGGCAAGCTTCGGTGGGCCGAGGCCGACGTCACCGACACCGACCTGGTCCCGCTGATGCGCGGCGCCGACGCCGTCGTCCACCTGGCGTGGCTGTTCCAGCCCACCCACCGGCCCGCGGTGACCTGGGACTCCAACGCCGTCGGCAGCGCCCGAGTGTTCGACGCCGCCGCCCGCGCGGGCGTGCCCGCGCTGGTGTACTCCTCCTCCGTCGGGGCCTACTCTCCCGGCCCCAAGGACCGCGCGGTCGACGAGTCCTGGCCCACCCACGGGTGGCCCGAGGCCGCCTACAGCCGCGAGAAGGCCTACGTCGAGCGGCTCCTGGACGCCTTCGAGACCGCCAACCCCGACTGCCGCGTCGTGCGGCTGCGGCCCGGTTTCATCTTCGAACGGCAGAGCGCCAGCGAGCAGCGCCGCCTGTTCGCCGGGCCGCTGCTGCCCGGACGCCTCGCCCGCCCCGGCCTCATCCCGGTCGTGCCGGACCTGCCCGGCCTGCGGCTGCAGGTCCTGCACTCCGCCGACGCCGGGCAGGCGTTCCGGCTCGCCGCCACCGGCCAGGCCCGCGGCGCCTTCAACCTCGCCGCCGAACCCGCCCTGGACGCCGCCGAGCTCGCCGACCTGCTCGGCGCCCGGATCGTGCGGCTGCCCGCGCGGGGCGTGCGGGCCGCGCTCGCCGCCGCCTGGAGCCTGCACCTGGTGCCCGCCTCCCCCGCCCTGCTCGACCTGGCCCTGCAGGTCCCGCTCATGGACACCGCCCGGGCCCGCGACGAGCTCGGCTGGACGCCCCGGCACACCGCCCGCGAAGCGATCACCGAGTTCCTGGAGGGGCTGCGCACCGGCGCCGGCCGCGACACCCCGCCGCTGTCCCCCGACACCGGCGGGCGGATGCGCGGCCGCGAGTTCGCCACCGGCGTCGGCCGCAAACCCTGA
- a CDS encoding methylated-DNA--[protein]-cysteine S-methyltransferase: protein MNRTDPAGGTPDPLAGELAGLAADAPPALLDRIAARRLHVPGPLEGLQVAFTDHGVAYLRAGMDDREFAAAFRARFARPLLPADRPPAGLLSALRTGRLGPLRLDLRGLSDFEAAVLRAAAQIPRGQTRPYAWVARHAGRPKAVRAAGSALGRNPVPLLIPCHRVTRSDGTLGDYVFGSEAKERLLRAEDVDVEEVTDLARRGVRLVGSDTTGIVCYPTCADARRITPGHRRGFGDLAAARAAGYRPCLHCRPGDALPA, encoded by the coding sequence ATGAACCGCACCGACCCCGCCGGCGGCACTCCCGACCCGCTGGCCGGTGAACTGGCGGGACTGGCCGCCGACGCGCCCCCGGCCCTGCTGGACCGCATCGCCGCCCGCCGCCTCCACGTCCCCGGCCCCCTGGAGGGCCTGCAGGTCGCCTTCACCGACCACGGCGTCGCCTACCTGCGCGCCGGCATGGACGACCGGGAGTTCGCGGCGGCGTTCCGCGCCCGGTTCGCGCGGCCGCTGCTGCCCGCCGACCGCCCCCCGGCCGGGCTGCTGTCCGCCCTGCGCACCGGCCGGCTCGGCCCGCTGCGCCTGGACCTGCGCGGACTCAGCGACTTCGAGGCCGCCGTGCTGCGCGCCGCCGCGCAGATCCCCCGCGGGCAGACCCGCCCCTACGCGTGGGTGGCCCGGCACGCCGGACGCCCCAAGGCCGTCCGCGCCGCCGGGTCGGCGCTGGGCCGCAACCCCGTCCCGCTGCTCATCCCCTGCCACCGCGTGACCCGCTCGGACGGCACCCTGGGCGACTACGTGTTCGGCTCCGAGGCCAAGGAGCGGCTGCTGCGCGCCGAGGACGTCGACGTCGAGGAGGTCACCGATCTGGCCCGGCGCGGCGTGCGGCTGGTCGGCTCCGACACCACCGGGATCGTGTGCTACCCGACCTGCGCGGACGCGCGCCGGATCACCCCCGGGCACCGGCGCGGGTTCGGGGACCTGGCCGCCGCGCGCGCCGCCGGGTACCGGCCGTGCCTGCACTGCCGCCCCGGCGACGCCCTCCCCGCCTGA